In Argiope bruennichi chromosome X1, qqArgBrue1.1, whole genome shotgun sequence, the genomic stretch ttttaattaattttaatttaatctttttttaagtaattttatgtagcaaatttttaactgtaagctacgttttgaagaatttgtttcaatatcttgcttaaattttaaagtaattttataaaaaaattttaaaaaacgtttttaatttaatctaaattacgtttaattattaagaattatttttaaatataataataccgaacataataaaatttgcaaaaaaaaaaaaaaaaaaaaaaaaaaaatgtttaaatagaaatattgctCGAATAGCTTTTCGAAATTTAAACTagacttgattttaatttgaataagttagaGCACACAATCCTTGTAATTTAAGCAAAAAtaccttattaaattattttgaaaatgcagcAACAAAGATATTAACTTCTAGGTAGTTGCCTACATCAGGTATTTAATAATTTGGCCTAGCATACAgatgtttaaaaacaaataatggcATAGCATCAAATATAATGGTAAGAgatttcatagaattaaaatacGCTAAATACAAATGTcctttaacaacaacaaaaataaattataaacgtTTTTTCTTTACATGGAATTGAAATACATTCGTTTACATCATTTAGTTCATAAAATTGAGAAAGCATTTCTTGATCTGTAGTTAAGCTTTAGAATCTTGTTTTGTATTTAGTAATCAGTTTACtaacaggaaaagaaaaaagtCAAGTCTTCATgaatacattttagatttttctttaaggaagaaaatttaattccagattactttatacatttttttgtacagaacaataatatgtttcattttaaaactggCGGAGACTGAATAAATTGCTAAATACTTTAAAAGCTATTGATGAATGGAAGatcaaatttcaaatgcaatagcAAAACGTATAAATCGgtacatgaaatgaaaataaaaaaaatctgcaaaaatactagaaaaaaagaattaatgaaagaccgcttaaaaaaacaatcaaattattATAGCGACCCTTTCGTTTCTGGGTTGTCAGATTGAATAGTGGTATATCCGCTTCTTGCACTCAGAGTCATATCGTAGGAAGAATTGCGTTCTCTTAATGGCTGTCAGTAATTTCTGTTATGTGCTAGCAGCTTTAAAAGTTtcacagtatttaaaatggtGTTTCATGTAGAACTCTGAATTCCAAAGTGCTCACGATACAACTGCTTTGTCATTTTTACCTTACACTCACATTCAATGCGAATCTGAAACATCTCTCGATTctcatttttagataatttctttttgCCGTTTTAGCGCTGAATATTATACAACTATCGCTTTCAACAATAGTTTCTGGGTAGCAAGTAGGAACTTATATACTCATTTGCGTAATATaggaattttatgcaatttacgTACTAAATGCAGAATGGCCAGAGTTGGTGAATGATAATTTTATACGATCGGCACTTGTGACTTCAATTTTGGTAATAACTaccaaacaaatttgaattttaagcattttttttaaatattaatttgtgcaAAATGTCTTACCATACTAAATAGATGATGCTCTACAATtttgtagactttttttttccgtatttattttcgaaataaaaatgctaattccaCATTTGGTCGTTTGGTGTAAGCGATCACATCGGAGCGTATAAAGCTGCTTTACTATTACCATGAAATGCCGCTTTTATGATTATAGCTGTCGCCGTTCTGCAGTTAATAGACATGACATGATTTCAGTGGATAAAATATGTGTTCACACATGTAGATGTAGATTAACTGTATGCAAAACTAAAATGTGCCATGCCATGTAATATTTGCTCtctccttttttgtattttagtttattctcatacgctttttttttctcccttaggTGGTGCCGCTTGCGTGTTTGTTGGGCAACCTCTGGAtactataaaagtaaaaatgcaaactTTCCCTCATTTATACCAAAATAGCTTAATTTGTTTCAAAGAGACTCTTTTTAAAGAAGGATTCCGTGGACTTTATGCCGGTACAGTACCTGCTTTAGTTGCTAATATAGCTGAGAACTCTGTCTTGTTCTGTGCGTATGGAGTGTGCCAAAATGCTGTTAAATTTTTACTCAGAAAAGAAAACGTACTTGATTTAAATCCCTTAGAAAATGCTACTGCTGGGTTCTTTGCAGCATTTTTCTCATCTTTCTCCCTTTGTCCTACTGAATTAGTGAAATGTCGTCTTCAAGCCATGCGAGAAACTTCTGCCCAAGATACAGCAGGCAAACGTCCGCACATGTAagccaaaaaattcaatttctaactaattatttctttagtaaaaatGTGCTTAAAGTATTCTTATTTCCTCAGGTGAAACTGGGTATCTATCTGATAATTAAATCAAGATAGCTGTCCACTGATGAAAAGCGCCTTCATATCTGTTAAACAAGAAGAGATTGGTTTTGATGTAGGTCAAAAGTACTTTTTTGTTtgaggaattttatttatcagacgCTTTGCATTTACTGATATTAGCCCCATCTTCCAAAGACTTTATCTGATTATTCCAGTTTATGTATATTAACTTGAGAGTTCATaatggttcaaaatattttctctattggaattatttattttctgaatatgaattaaatttgtatgaaaaCCTAGTTTCATACCTAAATTATATCCTCCCTTGTAATCATTTGTAACATATATGTTTAATAGATGCATTGAAGGGTGATTGAATTTTTATCACTCTTTTACTAAGATATATGTTTCGAATTTCTAAATGTAACTActgtaaattgtaataaaatgctTGTAAGAAATGTATACAATAATATAAGACATTTTCAATCTTGATACAATTTTCTTAAGATTACATAAAGACAAGAAAATTgtcattaaaacttaaaatgataTAGTCTTAATGACAGTTTTCTTTATTAGGTGTTATTAAGGCACTTAAGAATCATAGATGTCTTTGAAGCATTTAAGAATCATAGAAAGTACCATCAAAAGGAAATGGTTTGCAAGTGTATATTACCAATAATTTATTTCCTGTAGtataattttgttcataaacataaattataatacaaaagaaattattttctttttagaaatataatacatGCAGTGGCAATTGTTCATTAGGGTTTAGAGCTTCAGCAACCCTTGAAATGATTcccaaactttattttttctcttatttcataatatttttatttccgcACTGAGAATTCATGATCTAATTATGCAAATATAGATAAAGCTATTTATTAATCACATCCTGAAATAGCATATACGATGTGATAAACAAATGCCTTTCTGCCTAAATATCACCACCTAATTTAAAGCTTGAGATACAGAATGGCAAGATTATGCATAAGTGAAGGGGAAAGTagtattttcttaatgaaaatggatgtttaaatatgatatttgtgTTAAAATATGATTTCCTTGATTATAACTAGTTTGAGCAAATATTAAATGCTActcatttaatattgttaaaattgagaatttaaaCATCTTGCATTGAAAGAAATTCTAGAAAggattataattactttttttttcgaatggaAAGTTGTATTAATGCCTTGAGCAATGTAGTTTTCAGTACTGATAGCTTTTCagttgacaaatatttaaatacaaacacAGTAATGTTTAATTGCACGCATTTTGTTGGAAATATGAATAGTTCTAGTTTCTGAACTCAAATCagcatcaatttattaaaatttgaagtttcagaAGATTGAAGCCTTCTCCACACATAATTTAGTTCTTCTGAATGACTTCATATGAGATGTTTCTTAAAATGTAGTTATTTGGAATAATCAGACATCACTTGGGAGTATGAGCAtcagcatgtattttttttttcggaatatttCTTTCTACATGAGATATTTTCCTAAGTGGAAATCTAGGCAATATAAATAAAGTCTTGTTTCACAAAAATTGAAAGTTCCAATGAATATCTCTGCAATCATTAGAACTTCCATATTCAGACTTGCTTACTCTAATAGAGGGGGAAATTATGTTGCAATTTCATTTGAGATGCAAAGACCTAAGTTCATTTATTCGTCGTAGAGAAGCCTTGAATATTCATTttggttttgataatttttcattctgataGAAGCAAACTGAgcaatccattaaaaataaattaaaccataGTTTTAATGGCAGTGGTGTATTTCTGGGGAGTGTATGTTTTGTATTCCTACTTTTACTACTTACAAGTAGCTTTAAACTGATTAATAGGCTGAACAAATCATATCCTGTTGAGGATTTTTTAACTAATGAATATCTTATATAATAACCGATGAAAACttgtaatattcatgaaaaatgaaagtgatatcatAGATTTAATTGAGCCagtcatatttttgaaaaggaggcaattttaatcattttacaataaaagcagattattgcataattttttaagtagatGTTAAtcttatgtataaaatatgacaaaatttagTAGGAAATGTTTTTACTTGCCATTATTATATAACTGGAAAAGCTAGAATATTTTTGGGATTTGAATCAAAATGTCTGTGAAACAAAAAGGGAAATAGAATCATCTAGGCTAGTTTCTTCATGGCCATGGCCATGGAAATTCTCATAGCAGACTTCAAGAAGATCTGTTCCTTTTGTCTAGAACTATGACTATTAGTGACACAGAAATTGAGTAATTGTCTAACTATCATTTTTGAGGAACAATATTAAATAGTgcttaattatgaaatattgcttttaataattttgtctgCATCTTTCATGGTAGGCCTTTGGAAAATTTTCTAATACACAggattttttaacgatttttaatATTCCATACCAGTGTTGATGAAGGAATATTTTCCTATGGTTTAGATTACATGATACCATGCAGGCTAGGtgatctaaaatattttagaaattttttaattggatttacTCTAtcttataagaattaatttttctattatgcaagttttaaatttgtagaaattttatttaaatgtgtgtCAAAATGCATCGAGATGTCTGaatacttataaaatgaaatattttttagaattattatcgaagaatatattatgatttcatacattcattttgtttttatatgactttattttttagaagtatGTTTTGTTACagtgagatttaattttattaatggtaGTTTGTGGTAGTGGCAGATTCAGTGTTCTAgatatattatcatttcttaGCTTGAATAAGTTATAGatgaatattcatataatatataatgtgaTATTTTTGTATTGGAAATCAAGATGTATTACATActtctgtttttaatatatgcttGTTGAATAATAAtgttagtgaattatttttaaaaccagtGTTTATGTTTTTCCTCAAAATGTGTAgcatatatcattatataattatttgctgAGCATGAAACTAGTAAGGCATGGTAGacatagcattatttttaatgtaatttgtttGCCATTGGAAAATTAGTCAAGAAATGTTTCACATTGCACTGTTAGTCATTAGTGCATTACTAGTCTtgtgtttgtttaaatatttctaatttcaaaaaattaatttgcctcAATTTGCTTTCTAAAGTCATTTTAAACCTTCCTTTATATTTGTGAAGTAATTATGCAACTAtaagaaaagcataaaattattgtGCATTGTTTATTTCTATgcttgttgttttttatttacagatatgtatgcaaaaattgatttattttgtcatattttattaaaaaaatagaaccaTTGATTTTTCTGAAAGATGATGTATTAAAACAGTATTGGTTATGAATTTCATGAACCTTTTCTGCTTTAAagaaattctgacaaatttttctgataatctaATTGGTAATTAGTTTTTCTTGTGGACTGTGCATTAAAAGTCCCTTTAATCTTACTATAAAAAGATACTACAATGCACAATTGTTTTTTCTGAATACTCCATCAGTTTGGAATAGGATTTTATTCTAGTAAATCTGATTAAGAAGtgcttaaaaattttcagttttgtatCTGCTCTGGaagaaagcataaaatattatgtttgctCTAAAAGAGGCAATCCAGTGCAACAATGTTTCTTGCTGGTTTTTAGCAttctatagtctgtgtattttctgtaagtggttcaaagtcacattttctatctcgttattggttgtctggtaacAGTAAtacggtagaaaatgtgaccttgaactgcTTACAGAAAATACACAATATAATTAAGGCATACTTAAGCTACGATTTATTGCTCCCTTGTtgatgaattgaattattttgaatagcaGACTTTCCATTTTAATAGATAACTAacagtttctttatatttttaattgttaaatgttattttaacacacattttagtcaaaatttattatttttgtgttattattttatatgattagcAAAGCAATTGAAATAGGAAATGAATCTATAAAATTATCTCTTTTGTCGAGAATTATtggatatttcttttcttcttccatTGAAAGGTAtactaaattgataaaatataatcatcattcttttcttttatttgaaagagaacgacttgaatattttactttttaaaaaatgattggaGTGGAAAAAGTTACaataaatttgctgaaaataaCTCAGTGATTATGTAGAAAGAAacacgaaaaatattttctttgtcaaTGTTATCATGTATAAATGTGTAATTCAGTattattcatatgtaattttcatatttttaaaacattattctctGATTTTCAAACACTTTGAGCAGCTAGATAAATTGCTTTTTGCCAGGTATTAATGTTATGAAAGCAGTTTTGTtgtcatattttcaaataatgaaaaaaaaaaaaaaaaaactgaaaaatattaatgttaaaaggccgttttggttttaattgaaactatatttaaaatatttgaactttggATGACGATTACAtatgcagaaatttattttattgttctattttaaAGTAACTATAAGTACacccattttatttatatatcggtgtaatattttttttctgaacaaattgttttcagtattttaatcTTCCTTTTATCTTTAGGAAAAATGCTTCAATCTTTCTTAAGGATGAttgattctttttcaaaagtaaatgatttttttgataattttataactcACTGTATGAATTTTTTCTGTAGTGGACCTTGGGTATTGacgaaagaaattttcaaatccGAAGGTATATTAGGTTTTTTTCGTGGTTTTGGAGTTACTGTTCTTCGTGAAATGCCaggatatttctttttctttggtgGATATGAATTGTCAAGAAATATGCTAACACCTAAAGGAAAGACAAAAGATGATATAGGTATATAATCTTCCAATTGCACATGTAATGTATTTATGAGAcactattatataaaatgatcatTAACATTTTTCATGTATATAGGTCTTTTGAGGACCATAATTGCTGGTGGAATTGGTGGAGTCTCGTTTTGGGTTGCAATTTTTCCTGCTGATGTTATTAAATCTAGATTGCAGATTTCAAAATCGAATGATTCAACATTAGAAGTTACAAAAGACCTTATAAGGAAAGAAGGTAATATATGtgtgttcattatttttaaactaaacacAGTAATTCTATTCTTATTTCTGATTCACACTTATTTGATTcgaatattttctgttaaatgtgttgaatccatttttaaatgtgttaGAAGATAGATCTACCCTATACCATGAATgtgaattgcaaataaaatagaaacCCTCTTGATTCTGTAATTCATAAATCTTTCACTGTGCCTCCAAATATTTACTCTCAAGATATGTTCATTTCTTTCGCTTTTCACTCCCATTCATGGTATAGAAATAATGTATTGCTTgcgtttatttctttttaaaataagatttttatatcttttacggtaaattttgttattatcatATAACGCTAGAATataaaagaactattttaaaatgcaattgctGGATGAATTTCTGCTTCATCAATGCTTCAAAATTCACTCAACATTCACAATTATCACTTGTGTAGCCAGTTGGgatgataaatttgaataataacatccttaattttcttaaatatctggtttttgtgataaaagaagggggaaaaaccCATTTTGTATAAGCTCCATGTTGTAGTTTTTGTGCATTGATAAACATTATCCCAACTTATTGTGTAGTAtgtattaaattgcttttttcccCCAATATAGtttaccattaaaataaaagtacttcTTACCTGATTTTGTATATtgtgaaaatatgataaaaattataggCACTTAAAATGCAATTACTATTCCAATTTTATTCTCTCAACGTGATAGCATGTTTGaactatttgtttcatttttcgtAACTTGTAACTCTGAATGGGAATTTGTGTAATATTTACTCACTGTATTTCTTTTACAAGATTCCGTAGTTTccgatttttttatgcttaataaaTTTCTGATCTGCTCTGAGTTAGTTATCGTAATATAGATGCTATTAAATAATTGGTTTTTGAATAAATCTTCAAAGATATTATCATTTCTATACATATAAAGGAATTAGCCATGCTCTTGTCCTCTTAAATTTAGATGCTTTTGGTACAGacaatattgaaaaatgtgacctttaaagaatgattttgtcattaaaaaaacgtagaaatcaaaacttttttctttattagtctccatttaattcttattatttaaacttatttatcgTGAACTTACAGTagtgtgcaaattaattgggacagactcctttttttttataaatttcttcatttcttggGAATACACACCTcagacaaacaaatttcttgtaaaaaaattagtaaaatgcaTCCTCGCAAAACAAGTACAGATCTTCAGAGAtaattattagctactggtgtgagcACTGATTCATCAACAATATGACAAAGGCTTATTGAAGCAGGAAAATGGGTAGGAAACCAGTCTAAAAAACAGTTAACACCTGTAGTAAAGAGAAAATGTTTGTATTGGGCCAGGAAATATCAATACTGGGCTGCACAAGACTGGAATaaggttgtattcagcgacaaaacaatttttaatgtgaGAAATTCAATCAACATTTGTCAGACGAAGAGCTGGAAAACCCATTAGAGAACAACATCTTAATCAAAAAGTTATGCACCCTCAGAAGCAGATATTTTGAGGTCATTTTACAACTGTAGGATCTGGAGCTTAGTACCAGTTGAcgggatgatgaactctaaaaaatacatttcaatactaGAAGAAAAAATTGTGTCTCTGATGCAAATGTTTGCTGGTGGTGTTGGTgtctttcaacaagatcttgctccaAACCATCATTCCAAGGTGGTAAAGAATTGTTTTCAAGGAAAGATATTAACAATTttggattggcctggtaattcGACAGAtgtaaatctaatgaaaaatttctagAGCATTGTGAAGAAAAGTGTGACGGACTGTTAAACTAAGAGAAATATGATTGAGAATATCATAAAAGTTTGGTTTCCTTTTGATGACATCAAAAACGCATGTTATAAATTAGTGGAATCCTTGTTAAAACATGTACAGGATCTCATCAAAGCTACAGGAGGACATATTGATTACTAGATTGCTATACCATGCATGTAAGTgaacctatactaattaaacaacaagGGTGTACctttttgtgtttgtcccaattaaatTGCACAGTACTGTAATTGGGATTTGTAATGTGCAGCAATTCGGAAAATGAAAACTTAGAACTTATATGGCATGCCACCTCTAAAAATTTTCTTGGTGTTATTTCAATGATGATTTTCTTACATTTCAGactaaatataatttcagaaatgcatgaattttccaaagaatagaatttttaataaaaatatatccaatattCTAAATCTGTTCGCGTagcgatatttttaataaaattgtacataTGCGAAAGAATTCGTATATTTATAACTCTGTTTTTATTTGCTGATATCGAAGCTGATAATGATTATAACTCTTTCTAGTTCCAT encodes the following:
- the LOC129958359 gene encoding mitochondrial ornithine transporter 1-like → MVAPESLSAPKRFIKTYQHYINAGIDLTAGSAGGAACVFVGQPLDTIKVKMQTFPHLYQNSLICFKETLFKEGFRGLYAGTVPALVANIAENSVLFCAYGVCQNAVKFLLRKENVLDLNPLENATAGFFAAFFSSFSLCPTELVKCRLQAMRETSAQDTAGKRPHIGPWVLTKEIFKSEGILGFFRGFGVTVLREMPGYFFFFGGYELSRNMLTPKGKTKDDIGLLRTIIAGGIGGVSFWVAIFPADVIKSRLQISKSNDSTLEVTKDLIRKEGFRALYKGLGPTVLRTFPASGALFVAFEYTKQFLNFGLSCIS